In a genomic window of Rhopalosiphum maidis isolate BTI-1 chromosome 4, ASM367621v3, whole genome shotgun sequence:
- the LOC113557132 gene encoding uncharacterized protein LOC113557132 gives MAATLLENTKGMTDSETHLLSFSLDNLEIDPTRPHKYPGNVVEKDNETKEPYPTGCVICRCMNTKSLTCAYPQKQNSELPSKDCILRPPKLNRVERCKQQYAAASPVPINRRFNRKQLNRKWSTDDEFLSELSLNNNNNSNECTNVIPCTDDVTIDELASYFEDLVHIPKKMSDMAELMYN, from the exons ATGGCTGCTACTCTGCTAGAGAATACAAAAGGGATGACCGATTCCGAAACTCATCTGTTGTCTTTCAGCCTCGATAATTTGGAGATCGACCCCACCAG GCCTCATAAGTATCCCGGGAACGTTGTGGAAAAGGACAATGAAACCAAAGAACCATATCCAACTGGTTGTGTAATATGCCGTTGTATGAATACAAAATCACTAACCTGTGCGTAtcctcaaaaacaaaattctgaATTGCCATCAAAAGATTGCATTCTAAGGCCTCCTAAGCTAAACAGAGTGGAGAGGTGTAAGCAACAATATGCAGCAGCATCTCCTGTACCTATCAATCGAAGGTTTAATCGTAAACAATTAAACCGAAAATGGTCAACCGATGATGAATTTCTATCGGAATTATcattgaacaataataataatagtaatgagtGTACCAATGTCATACCATGTACGGATGATGTAACAATTGACGAGTTAGCCAGTTATTTTGAAGATCTAGTACACATTCCTAAAAAAATGTCTGACATGGCTGAACTGATGTACAATTAA
- the LOC113556639 gene encoding 2-(3-amino-3-carboxypropyl)histidine synthase subunit 1: MSDAVVVKAKTERKVFRPSAKVLNKIPDEITNDPELIAAIQSLPPNYNFELPKTIWRLRQMQAKRVALQMPEGLTMFAVQLCDIIERFTCADTVIMGDVTYGACCVDDFTAKALGVDLLVHYGHSCLVPVDQTEGVKVLYVFVDIKIDAIHLIETVKLNFTKQQRLLFVSTVQFVTTLQGLINKLKTDGYSVKVPQEKPLSPGEILGCTSPKVSDADCLIYLGDGRFHLESIMIANPELAAYRYDPYERKLTREYYDHDVMKDTRLKSIERAKDAKTFGLILGTLGRQGSTKVLDYFHEQMRTNLKNSVTILLSEIFPQKLSLFGDTVDAWIQIACPRLSIDWGTAFEKPFLSPYEGAVVMNQIEFNSKESYPMDYYSNNSLGAWTPNYRPVNGCCGKGCANGPKSDAQKIGCSNNQ; the protein is encoded by the exons ATGTCTGATGCCGTAGTCGTAAAGGCTAAAACCGAGCGGAAGGTGTTCAGACCGTCGGCCAAAGTGCTGAACAAAATACCTGATGAGATTACCAACGACCCAGAGCTAATCGCCGCTATACAATCGTTACCGCCCAACTACAACTTTGAATTGCCGAAGACCATATGGCGACTGCGTCAAATGCAAGCCAAACGCGTTGCGTTGCAAATGCCGGAAGGCCTGACCATGTTTGCTGTACAGTTGTGTGACATTATCGAAAGATTCACCTGTGCAGACACAGTAATTATGGGTGATGTCACCTACGGTGCATGTTGTGTTGACGATTTCACGGCCAAAGCGCTTGGTGTCGACTTGTTGGTGCATTATGGCCATAGTTGTCTCGTTCCCGTTGATCAAACTGAAGGGGTTAAAGTGTTATATGTTTTCGTCGACATCAAGATTGACGCTATCCACCTAATCGAAACTGTGAAATTGAACTTCACTAAACAACAGAGACTATTGTTTGTGAGCACGGTTCAGTTTGTCACCACTTTGCAAgggttgataaataaattgaaaacagaCGG ttaTTCTGTAAAAGTTCCTCAAGAAAAGCCACTGTCACCGGGAGAAATTTTGGGATGTACCTCGCCAAAGGTTTCAGATGCTGATTGTTTGATTTATCTAGGTGATGGTCGTTTCCATTTAGAATCCATAATGATAGCTAATCCTGAACTTGCAGCATACAG gtatgaCCCTTATGAAAGAAAATTAACCAGAGAATACTATGATCATGATGTCATGAAAGATACGAGGCTGAAATCAATTGAACGAGCTAAAGATGCAAAAACATTTGGTTTGATTTTAGGCACTCTGGGCAGACAAGGAAGTACCAAAGTTTTGGATTATTTTCAT GAACAAATGAgaacaaatttgaaaaattctgTGACTATTCTCTTATCAGAAATATTTCcacaaaaattatctttatttggAGACACAGTTGACGCTTGGATACAAATTGCATGTCCGCGGTTGTCTATCGATTGGGGTACTGCATtcgaaaaaccatttttgtcGCCTTATGAGGGTGCTGTAGTTATGAATCAAATTGAATTCAATTCTAAAGAAAGTTATCCAATGGattattacagtaataatagtTTAGGTGCTTGGACACCAAATTATCGACCAGTCAATGGTTGTTGTGGAAAAGGATGTGCAAATGGTCCAAAGAGTGATGCACAAAAAATAGGCTGTTCTAATAATCAATGA
- the LOC113556551 gene encoding probable 39S ribosomal protein L49, mitochondrial, whose protein sequence is MALRMFFKNTTLRSRMPLQLNNLICKRDSSYRSSPIAQDPSCYAKYEVSSSPEEWKFVERLLPSTLIPIPSDRKDLPSGWQPQTATFEKYPYFVHRTRNHMLPVYLKISMRGTRRITQINNVDGNIWALEEAIKKHLTTVYGNKKIIATKVHEVCGHLCIHGDHVSKVNEWLLKKGL, encoded by the exons ATGGCTCTGagaatgtttttcaaaaataccaCGCTAAGAAGTAGAATGCCTTTGCAATTAAAT AATTTAATATGCAAACGTGATTCATCATATCGTTCAAGTCCAATAGCTCAAGACCCATCGTGTTATGCCAAGTATGAAGTATCATCTTCTCCAGAAGAATGGAAATTTGTTGAGAGACTACTTCCGTCGACTCTCATACCAATACCATCTGACAGAAAAGATTTGCCATCAGGATGGCAGCCACAAACAG caacatttgaaaaatatcctTACTTTGTTCACCGTACACGTAATCATATGCTACCtgtatatcttaaaatttcaatgaGAGGAACAAGACGTAtaactcaaataaataatgtagatGGTAACATATGGGCATTAGAAGAAGCCATTAAGAAACATTTGACAACAGTATAcggaaataagaaaataatagctACTAAAGTACATGAAGTATGTGGTCATTTATGTATTCATGGGGACCATGTGTCAAAAGTTAATGAATGGTTACTCAAGAAAGGtttgtaa
- the LOC113556214 gene encoding ubiquitin-conjugating enzyme E2 W, which produces MAGKTPSEKRLHKELISLVKEPPPGMVVDADQAEQNLNVWTINMQGAEGTLYDGEQFQLQFKFGTSYPFESPEVTFVGQNIPVHPHVYSNGHICLSILTDDWSPALSVQSVCLSIISMLSSCKEKKRPPDNSFYVKTCNKNPKKTKWWYHDDKV; this is translated from the exons ATGGCTGGTAAAACACCATCTGAA AAAAGACTGCATAAAGAATTGATATCGCTCGTTAAAGAACCGCCTCCGGGAATGGTTGTAGATGCTGATCAAGCCGAGCAGAACCTCAATGT ttggaCTATAAATATGCAAGGTGCAGAAGGTACTTTATATGATGGAGAACAGTTTCAACTGCAATTCAAATTTGGTACCAGTTATCCTTTTGAATCAcctgaa gttACATTTGTGGGCCAAAACATTCCAGTTCATCCACATGTATATAGTAATGGGCATATTTGCTTGTCTATTCTTACCGATGACTGGTCACCAGCCTTATCAGTTCAATCTGTTTGTCTTTCAATTATATCTATGCTAAGCAGCTGCAAAGAAAag aaaAGACCTCCAGacaatagtttttatgtaaaaacatgcaataaaaatcccaaaaaaacaaaatggtgGTATCATG aTGACAAAGTTTGA